A single window of Syngnathus acus chromosome 23, fSynAcu1.2, whole genome shotgun sequence DNA harbors:
- the LOC119116940 gene encoding USP6 N-terminal-like protein isoform X2, with the protein MTSDSDQDAAVKLERERAEIVAKYEKGKESTVEPWEDTNFHLYKVVDRFGFVHEKELPAYDAVEEKHKHTELERTTKWLKMLKSWDKYKNSEKLVRRIYKGIPLQLRGEVWALLLDVPKIKEEKKGFYERLKATAEASSPDVRQIDLDVNRTYRDHIMFMHRYDVKQQALFHVLTAYSVYNLEVGYCQGMSQITALLLIYMNEEDAFWALVRLLSGHKHAMHGFFVPGFPKLMRFQEHHDRILKKMIPKLKRHLDSQEVRTSLYTMKWFFQCFLDRTPFTLTLRIWDIYILEGERILPAMSYTVLKLHKKHLLKLPMEELVDFLQVTLSKNFFFDDDFVVEQLQASATELRRAKLELPAPAQDEEFPKKPLGQLPDLPVNHAVNGRSHVEPPPGPPAPQRPQCGLGRDSPDASRYDGHPKVASDGQRSPEREATPTPRPHRHTDAHRDLGPRWFKPSETKLEAAKAMAAQENPQNPVRYAPAPSGQDEGPRGEQRRERSKGSVTGANRGSDASQYDNVPGLPETEFEILELERPPTRMRTPQSEIPSYGARGYGGNVFTAQSGFGTPSQPLAVSFAHHSRFPGKQKPPHRHHQAPTEVPIFHPGSRHYAAAGGDQMSNHVSPEQALMNYVASQRREPPHRPRAPPLQLEPQGRSATHIYSPAQSHAPLDYRLEGRVQGGALESQWGPEEEAAAQSPGGMPRSPSFRKAQMSPVEVFEFPGNGDGGTRQPVLRQQLPRVFGGAYYSHAQEAFAMQESMLL; encoded by the exons ATGA CGTCCGACAGCGATCAGGATGCCGCCGTGAAGCTGGAGCGGGAACGGGCCGAGATCGTGGCCAAATATGAAAAG GGAAAGGAGTCCACCGTGGAGCCCTGGGAGGACACCAACTTCCACCTGTACAAGGTCGTCGACCGCTTTGGCTTTGTGCA CGAGAAGGAGCTTCCGGCCTACGATGCGGTGGAGGAAAAG CACAAGCACACGGAACTGGAGAGGACCACCAAGTGGCTCAAGATGCTCAAGAGTTGGGACAAATACAAGAACAGTGAAAAG CTTGTGCGGAGGATCTACAAGGGAATCCCGCTGCAGCTCCGAGGTGAAGTTTGGGCTCTCCTGCTGGACGTTCCCAAAAtcaaggaggagaagaagggcTTCTACGAG AGGCTGAAGGCCACGGCCGAGGCCTCGTCTCCCGACGTCCGCCAAATCGACCTGGACGTGAACCGGACCTACAGGGATCACATCATGTTCATGCACCGCTACGACGTCAA GCAGCAGGCCCTCTTCCACGTTCTGACGGCCTACTCCGTCTACAACTTG GAGGTGGGCTACTGCCAGGGCATGAGTCAGATCACGGCGCTGCTGCTCATCTACATGAACGAAGAAGACGCCTTCTGGGCTTTGGTCAGGCTGCTGTCGGGACACAAGCACGCCATGCACG GCTTTTTCGTCCCCGGCTTCCCCAAGCTGATGCGCTTCCAGGAGCACCACGACCGCATCCTGAAGAAGATGATACCCAAGCTCAAGCGTCATCTG GACAGCCAAGAGGTTCGGACCAGCCTCTACACCATGAAGTGGTTCTTCCAGTGCTTCCTGGACAGG ACTCCTTTCACGCTCACTCTCAGGATCTGGGACATCTACATCCTGGAGGGTGAGAGAATTCTTCCCGCCATGTCCTACACCGTCCTCAAACTGCACAAGA AGCACCTGCTCAAGTTGCCCATGGAGGAGCTAGTGGACTTCCTGCAGGTCACCTTGTCCAAAAATTTCTTTTTCGACGACGACTTTGTGGTGGAGCAGCTGCAAGCCTCGGCGACGGAGCTCCGAAGGGCCAAGCTGGAGTTGCCGGCGCCAG CTCAAGATGAGGAGTTCCCCAAGAAGCCTCTCGGGCAGCTTCCCGACCTGCCGGTGAACCACGCGGTCAACGGCCGGAGCCACGTCGAGCCCCCCCCGGGGCCGCCCGCTCCCCAACGTCCCCAGTGCGGCTTAGGGCGGGACTCGCCGGACGCTTCCAGGTATGACGGTCACCCCAAGGTGGCTTCCGACGGGCAGCGCTCGCCAGAAAGGGAGGCGACGCCCACCCCGAGGCCGCACAGACACACCGACGCTCATCGAGACCTCGGCCCCCGTTGGTTCAAACCCTCCGAGACCAAGCTGGAAGCGGCCAAAGCCATGGCGGCCCAGGAGAATCCGCAGAACCCAGTAAGGTACGCTCCGGCCCCCTCCGGCCAGGACGAGGGCCCGCGGGGCGAGCAGCGCCGGGAGCGATCCAAGGGCTCGGTCACGGGCGCCAACCGCGGTTCCGACGCCTCCCAGTACGACAATGTTCCCGGGCTACCGGAGACGGAATTTGAAATCCTGGAGCTGGAGAGACCCCCAACCAGGATGCGGACGCCTCAGAGTGAGATCCCCTCATACGGCGCTCGCGGCTACGGCGGGAATGTCTTCACGGCGCAGTCCGGCTTTGGGACGCCTTCCCAGCCCCTCGCGGTGTCATTTGCCCATCACAGCCGCTTCCCTGGAAAGCAAAAGCCCCCCCACCGCCATCACCAGGCCCCTACCGAGGTCCCCATCTTTCACCCGGGGTCCAGACACTACGCGGCAGCCGGCGGGGATCAAATGTCCAACCACGTGTCGCCGGAGCAGGCGCTCATGAACTACGTGGCAAGCCAGCGCAGGGAGCCGCCCCACCGTCCCCGAGCACCCCCCTTGCAGCTGGAGCCCCAGGGGAGGAGCGCCACCCACATCTACTCCCCTGCACAGTCCCATGCCCCTTTGGACTACAGATTAGAAGGGCGCGTCCAAGGGGGGGCCCTGGAGTCCCAGTGGGGCccagaggaggaggcggcggcgcagAGCCCGGGCGGGATGCCTCGCTCGCCCAGCTTCCGGAAGGCCCAGATGTCTCCCGTGGAGGTGTTTGAGTTCCCGGGGAACGGCGACGGCGGGACACGGCAGCCCGTCCTTCGCCAACAGCTCCCCCGGGTGTTTGGAGGAGCGTACTACAGCCACGCGCAGGAGGCCTTTGCCATGCAGGAGTCCATGCTGCTCTGA
- the LOC119116940 gene encoding USP6 N-terminal-like protein isoform X1 has protein sequence MQVLQMVKELVSSSAALRASDSDQDAAVKLERERAEIVAKYEKGKESTVEPWEDTNFHLYKVVDRFGFVHEKELPAYDAVEEKHKHTELERTTKWLKMLKSWDKYKNSEKLVRRIYKGIPLQLRGEVWALLLDVPKIKEEKKGFYERLKATAEASSPDVRQIDLDVNRTYRDHIMFMHRYDVKQQALFHVLTAYSVYNLEVGYCQGMSQITALLLIYMNEEDAFWALVRLLSGHKHAMHGFFVPGFPKLMRFQEHHDRILKKMIPKLKRHLDSQEVRTSLYTMKWFFQCFLDRTPFTLTLRIWDIYILEGERILPAMSYTVLKLHKKHLLKLPMEELVDFLQVTLSKNFFFDDDFVVEQLQASATELRRAKLELPAPAQDEEFPKKPLGQLPDLPVNHAVNGRSHVEPPPGPPAPQRPQCGLGRDSPDASRYDGHPKVASDGQRSPEREATPTPRPHRHTDAHRDLGPRWFKPSETKLEAAKAMAAQENPQNPVRYAPAPSGQDEGPRGEQRRERSKGSVTGANRGSDASQYDNVPGLPETEFEILELERPPTRMRTPQSEIPSYGARGYGGNVFTAQSGFGTPSQPLAVSFAHHSRFPGKQKPPHRHHQAPTEVPIFHPGSRHYAAAGGDQMSNHVSPEQALMNYVASQRREPPHRPRAPPLQLEPQGRSATHIYSPAQSHAPLDYRLEGRVQGGALESQWGPEEEAAAQSPGGMPRSPSFRKAQMSPVEVFEFPGNGDGGTRQPVLRQQLPRVFGGAYYSHAQEAFAMQESMLL, from the exons ATGCAAGTGCTGCAGATGGTCAAGGAGCTGGTGTCGTCGTCCGCTGCCCTCCgag CGTCCGACAGCGATCAGGATGCCGCCGTGAAGCTGGAGCGGGAACGGGCCGAGATCGTGGCCAAATATGAAAAG GGAAAGGAGTCCACCGTGGAGCCCTGGGAGGACACCAACTTCCACCTGTACAAGGTCGTCGACCGCTTTGGCTTTGTGCA CGAGAAGGAGCTTCCGGCCTACGATGCGGTGGAGGAAAAG CACAAGCACACGGAACTGGAGAGGACCACCAAGTGGCTCAAGATGCTCAAGAGTTGGGACAAATACAAGAACAGTGAAAAG CTTGTGCGGAGGATCTACAAGGGAATCCCGCTGCAGCTCCGAGGTGAAGTTTGGGCTCTCCTGCTGGACGTTCCCAAAAtcaaggaggagaagaagggcTTCTACGAG AGGCTGAAGGCCACGGCCGAGGCCTCGTCTCCCGACGTCCGCCAAATCGACCTGGACGTGAACCGGACCTACAGGGATCACATCATGTTCATGCACCGCTACGACGTCAA GCAGCAGGCCCTCTTCCACGTTCTGACGGCCTACTCCGTCTACAACTTG GAGGTGGGCTACTGCCAGGGCATGAGTCAGATCACGGCGCTGCTGCTCATCTACATGAACGAAGAAGACGCCTTCTGGGCTTTGGTCAGGCTGCTGTCGGGACACAAGCACGCCATGCACG GCTTTTTCGTCCCCGGCTTCCCCAAGCTGATGCGCTTCCAGGAGCACCACGACCGCATCCTGAAGAAGATGATACCCAAGCTCAAGCGTCATCTG GACAGCCAAGAGGTTCGGACCAGCCTCTACACCATGAAGTGGTTCTTCCAGTGCTTCCTGGACAGG ACTCCTTTCACGCTCACTCTCAGGATCTGGGACATCTACATCCTGGAGGGTGAGAGAATTCTTCCCGCCATGTCCTACACCGTCCTCAAACTGCACAAGA AGCACCTGCTCAAGTTGCCCATGGAGGAGCTAGTGGACTTCCTGCAGGTCACCTTGTCCAAAAATTTCTTTTTCGACGACGACTTTGTGGTGGAGCAGCTGCAAGCCTCGGCGACGGAGCTCCGAAGGGCCAAGCTGGAGTTGCCGGCGCCAG CTCAAGATGAGGAGTTCCCCAAGAAGCCTCTCGGGCAGCTTCCCGACCTGCCGGTGAACCACGCGGTCAACGGCCGGAGCCACGTCGAGCCCCCCCCGGGGCCGCCCGCTCCCCAACGTCCCCAGTGCGGCTTAGGGCGGGACTCGCCGGACGCTTCCAGGTATGACGGTCACCCCAAGGTGGCTTCCGACGGGCAGCGCTCGCCAGAAAGGGAGGCGACGCCCACCCCGAGGCCGCACAGACACACCGACGCTCATCGAGACCTCGGCCCCCGTTGGTTCAAACCCTCCGAGACCAAGCTGGAAGCGGCCAAAGCCATGGCGGCCCAGGAGAATCCGCAGAACCCAGTAAGGTACGCTCCGGCCCCCTCCGGCCAGGACGAGGGCCCGCGGGGCGAGCAGCGCCGGGAGCGATCCAAGGGCTCGGTCACGGGCGCCAACCGCGGTTCCGACGCCTCCCAGTACGACAATGTTCCCGGGCTACCGGAGACGGAATTTGAAATCCTGGAGCTGGAGAGACCCCCAACCAGGATGCGGACGCCTCAGAGTGAGATCCCCTCATACGGCGCTCGCGGCTACGGCGGGAATGTCTTCACGGCGCAGTCCGGCTTTGGGACGCCTTCCCAGCCCCTCGCGGTGTCATTTGCCCATCACAGCCGCTTCCCTGGAAAGCAAAAGCCCCCCCACCGCCATCACCAGGCCCCTACCGAGGTCCCCATCTTTCACCCGGGGTCCAGACACTACGCGGCAGCCGGCGGGGATCAAATGTCCAACCACGTGTCGCCGGAGCAGGCGCTCATGAACTACGTGGCAAGCCAGCGCAGGGAGCCGCCCCACCGTCCCCGAGCACCCCCCTTGCAGCTGGAGCCCCAGGGGAGGAGCGCCACCCACATCTACTCCCCTGCACAGTCCCATGCCCCTTTGGACTACAGATTAGAAGGGCGCGTCCAAGGGGGGGCCCTGGAGTCCCAGTGGGGCccagaggaggaggcggcggcgcagAGCCCGGGCGGGATGCCTCGCTCGCCCAGCTTCCGGAAGGCCCAGATGTCTCCCGTGGAGGTGTTTGAGTTCCCGGGGAACGGCGACGGCGGGACACGGCAGCCCGTCCTTCGCCAACAGCTCCCCCGGGTGTTTGGAGGAGCGTACTACAGCCACGCGCAGGAGGCCTTTGCCATGCAGGAGTCCATGCTGCTCTGA
- the cand1 gene encoding cullin-associated NEDD8-dissociated protein 1, whose translation MASASYHISNLLEKMTSSDKDFRFMATNDLMTELQKDSIKLDDDSERKVVRMILKLLEDKNGEVQNLAVKCLGPLVSKVKEYQVETIVDTLCTNMLSDKEQLRDISSIGLKTVIGELPPASSGSALAASVCKKITGRLTSAIAKQEDVSVQLEALDIMADMLCRQGGLLVNFHPSILSCLLPQLTSPRLAVRKRTIMALGHLVMSCGNLVFIDLIEHLLSELGRNDNMSTTRTYIQCTAAISRQAGHRIGEYLEKIIPLVVKFCNVDDDELREYCIQAFESFVRRCPKEVYAHVPTVISICLRYLTYDPNYNFDDEDEDDNAMDAEQNDEDYQGSDDEYSDDDDMSWKVRRAAAKCLDAVVSTRHEMLPEFYRSVSPALICRFKEREENVKADVFHAYLSLLKQTRPAQSWLADPDAMEQGDTPLTMLQSQVAMIVKALHKQLKEKSVKTRQCCFNMLTELVNVLPGALTQHIPVLIPGIIFSLNDKSSSSNLKIDALACLHVIMVAHPARAFHTHVPALVPPVVACVGDPFYKITSEALLVTQQLVKVIRPLDGQSEGSDSFDPSPYIDDLFGCTIRRLKAADIDQEVKERAISCMGQIICNLGDHLPSELHGTLLIFLERLKNEITRLTTVKALTLIAGSPLKIDLRPVLPDAVPILASFLRKNQRALKLCTLAALDILLRNYSSAVTPAMVDAVLAELPPLISESDMHVSQMALSFLSTLAATHPSLLGRLSGGNILAQLIALVRSPLLQGGALAAMLDFYQALVSTDTAGLGYMDLLRMLTGPVYSQSAALPHKQAYCSIAKCVAALTRARPAEGPAVVGQFIQDVKNSRSTDSIRLLALLSLGEVGHHVDLSGQPELKTVILDAFSSSSEEVKSAASYALGSIAVGNLPEYLPFVLQEISSSKRQYLLLHSLKEIISSASVSGLKPYVESVWTLLLKHCECQEEGTRNVVAECLGKLALINPETLLPRLKGYLLSGSSYARSSVVTAVKFTISDQPQPIDPLLKNCIGDFLKTLEDPDLNVRRVALVTFNSAAHNKPSLIRELLDSVLPRLYNETKVRKELIREVEMGPFKHTVDDGLDLRKAAFECMYTLLDSCLDRIDIFTFLNHVEDGLKDHYDIKMLTFLMLARLSSLCPSAVLQRLDRLVEPLRATCTTKVKANSVKQEFEKQDELKRSAMRAVVALLTIPEAEKSPLMSEFQSQISSNQELAAIFDSIQRDSSSANMESMDTS comes from the exons ATGGCGAGCGCTTCATATCACATCTCCAACCTGCTGGAGAAAATGACCTCCAGCGACAAAGACTTCAG GTTTATGGCCACAAACGACCTGATGACAGAACTGCAGAAAGATTCCATCAAACTGGACGACGACAGCGAGAGGAAG GTGGTGAGGATGATTCTCAAGCTGCTGGAGGACAAGAACGGGGAAGTCCAGAACTTGGCTGTGAAATG CCTGGGCCCGCTGGTGAGCAAGGTGAAAGAGTACCAGGTGGAGACCATCGTGGACACGCTGTGCACCAACATGCTGTCCGACAAAGAGCAGCTGCGAGACATCTCCTCCATCGGCCTCAAGACCGTCATCGGGGAGCTACCCCCCGCGTCCAGCG GCTCGGCCCTGGCCGCCAGCGTGTGCAAGAAGATCACGGGCCGACTGACCAGCGCCATCGCCAAGCAGGAGGACGTGTCCGTGCAGCTGGAGGCGCTGGACATCATGGCCGACATGCTGTGCAG ACAGGGGGGCCTACTGGtcaacttccatccatccatcctcagTTGCCTGCTGCCTCAGCTCACCTCGCCCAGGCTGGCCGTCCGGAAG CGGACCATCATGGCGCTGGGCCACCTGGTCATGTCGTGCGGCAACCTGGTCTTCATCGACCTTATCGAGCACCTGCTGAGCGAGTTGGGGCGCAATGACAACATGTCCACCACCAGGACGTACATCCAGTGCACAGCCGCCATCAGCAGGCAGGCCGGACACCGCATCG GAGAGTACCTGGAGAAGATCATCCCGCTGGTGGTCAAGTTCTGCAACGTGGACGACGACGAGCTGCGCGAGTACTGCATCCAGGCCTTCGAGTCCTTCGTCAGGAG GTGTCCCAAAGAGGTGTACGCCCACGTGCCCACCGTCATCTCCATCTGCCTGCGCTACCTGACCTACGACCCCAACTACAACTTTGACGACGAGGACGAGGACGACAACGCCATGGACGCCGAGCAGAACGACGAAGATTACCAAG GCAGCGACGACGAGTACagcgacgacgacgacatGAGCTGGAAGGTTCggcgggcggcggccaaaTGCCTGGACGCCGTGGTCTCTACGCGCCACGAGATGCTGCCAGAGTTCTACCGCTCTGTGTCCCCCGCGCTCATCTGTCGCTTCAAG GAGAGGGAGGAGAACGTGAAGGCAGACGTGTTCCACGCCTACCTGTCTCTGCTCAAGCAAACGCGGCCCGCTCAGAGCTGGCTGGCCGACCCGGACGCCATGGAGCAGGGGGACACGCCCCTCACCATGCTGCAGAGTCAG GTGGCCATGATCGTGAAGGCCCTGCACAAGCAGCTGAAGGAGAAGAGCGTGAAGACGCGCCAGTGTTGCTTCAACATGCTGACGGAGCTGGTCAACGTGCTGCCGGGAGCGCTGACGCAGCACATCCCCGTGCTCATACCAG GGATCATCTTCTCCCTCAACGACAAGTCGAGCAGCTCCAACTTGAAGATTGATGCGCTGGCGTGCCTCCACGTCATCATGGTGGCGCACCCGGCCCGCGCCTTCCACACGCACGTGCCCGCACTGGTGCCCCCCGTGGTGGCGTGTGTGGGGGACCCCTTCTACAAGATCACCTCGGAGGCGCTGCTGGTCACGCAGCAGCTGGTCAAG GTCATCCGACCCCTCGACGGCCAGTCGGAAGGCTCGGACAGCTTTGACCCCTCCCCCTACATCGACGACCTGTTTGGCTGTACGATCAGACGCCTCAAGGCCGCCGACATCGACCAGGAAGTCAAAGAGCGCGCCATTTCCTGCATGGGGCAGATCATCTGTAACCTAG GCGACCACCTCCCCTCTGAACTCCACGGAACGCTCTTGATCTTTTTGGAACGTCTGAAGAATGAGATCACCCGCCTCACCACAGTTAAAG CTTTGACCCTGATCGCCGGCTCCCCGCTGAAAATCGACTTGCGGCCCGTCCTGCCCGACGCCGTCCCCATCCTGGCCTCCTTCCTGCGCAAGAACCAGCGAGCGCTCAAGCTCTGCACGCTCGCCGCACTCGACATCCTGCTCAGGAACTACAG CTCGGCGGTGACGCCGGCCATGGTGGACGCGGTGTTGGCCGAGCTCCCGCCGCTGATCTCGGAGAGCGACATGCACGTGTCGCAGATGGCGCTGAGCTTCCTGTCCACGTTGGCCGCGACGCACCCGTCGCTGCTGGGCCGGCTGAGCGGCGGCAACATCCTGGCGCAGCTCATCGCGCTGGTCAGGTCGCCGCTGCTGCAAGGCGGCGCCCTCGCTGCCATGTTGGACTTTTACCAG GCCCTGGTGTCGACGGACACGGCCGGCCTAGGCTACATGGACCTGCTGCGGATGCTGACGGGTCCGGTTTACTCTCAGAGCGCGGCGCTGCCTCACAAGCAAGCCTACTGCTCCATCGCCAAATGCGTGGCCGCGCTCACCAGGGCGCGGCCGGCCGAGGGGCCGGCCGTGGTCGGCCAGTTCATACAG GATGTGAAAAACAGCCGCTCTACCGACTCCATCCGGCTGCTGGCGCTGCTCTCCTTGGGCGAGGTGGGCCACCACGTGGACCTGAGCGGCCAACCGGAGCTCAAGACCGTCATCCTGGACGCCTTCTCGTCCTCCAGCGAGGAG GTCAAGTCGGCGGCCTCGTACGCGCTGGGCAGCATCGCCGTGGGGAACCTTCCGGAATATCTGCCCTTCGTCCTGCAGGAGATCTCCTCGTCCAAGCGCCAGTACTTGCTGCTGCACTCGCTCAAGGAGATCATCA GTTCGGCGTCGGTGTCGGGCTTGAAGCCGTACGTGGAGTCGGTGTGGACGTTGCTGCTCAAGCACTGCGAGTGTCAGGAGGAAGGAACACGCAACGTGGTGGCCGAGTGCTTGGGCAAACTCGCCCTCATCAACCCTGAAACGCTGCTGCCGCGCCTCAAAGGCTACCTGCTCTCGG GCTCGTCGTACGCCCGAAGCTCGGTGGTGACGGCCGTCAAGTTCACCATCTCGGACCAGCCGCAGCCCATCGACCCGCTGCTGAAGAACTGCATAG GTGACTTCCTGAAGACGCTGGAGGACCCCGACCTGAACGTGCGGCGCGTGGCCTTGGTGACCTTCAACTCGGCGGCCCACAACAAGCCCAGCCTCATCCGAGAGCTTCTGGACTCGGTCCTGCCGCGGCTCTACAACGAGACCAAAGTGCGCAAGGAGCTCATTCGCGAG GTGGAGATGGGCCCGTTCAAGCACACGGTGGACGACGGGCTGGACCTTCGCAAGGCGGCCTTCGAGTGCATGTACACGCTGCTGGACAGCTGCCTGGACCGCATCGACATCTTCACCTTCCTCAACCACGTGGAGGACGGCCTCAAGGACCACTACGACATCAAG ATGCTGACCTTCCTCATGCTGGCCCGCCTGTCCTCGCTCTGTCCCAGCGCCGTCCTGCAGAGGTTGGACCGACTGGTGGAGCCTCTCAGGGCCACCTGCACCACCAAG GTGAAGGCCAACTCGGTGAAGCAGGAGTTTGAGAAGCAGGACGAGCTGAAGCGTTCGGCAATGCGAGCGGTCGTCGCTCTGCTGACCATCCCCGAGGCAGAGAAGTCGCCGCTCATGTCAGAGTTCCAGTCGCAGATCTCGTCCAATCAGGAGCTGGCGGCCATCTTTGACTCCATCCAGAGGGATTCCAGCTCGGCCAACATGGAGTCAATGGACACCAGCTAG
- the LOC119116973 gene encoding ras-related protein Rap-1b-like, with translation MREYKLVVLGSGGVGKSALTVQFVQGIFVEKYDPTIEDSYRKQVEVDCQQCMLEILDTAGTEQFTAMRDLYMKNGQGFALVYSITAQSTFNDLQDLREQILRVKDTDDVPMILVGNKCDLEVERVVAKESGVGLARQWNSCAFLETSAKSKINVNEIFYDLVRQINRKSPVPGRTRKKSTCQLL, from the exons ATGCGTGAATACAAGTTGGTGGTTTTAGGATCTGGTGGCGTTGGCAAGTCTGCTCTG ACAGTCCAGTTTGTTCAGGGGATCTTTGTGGAGAAGTATGACCCCACGATAGAGGACTCCTACAGGAAG CAAGTGGAGGTGGATTGCCAGCAGTGTATGTTGGAGATCTTGGACACGGCAGGCACA GAGCAGTTCACGGCCATGCGTGACCTCTACATGAAGAACGGTCAAGGCTTCGCTCTGGTTTACTCCATCACGGCCCAGTCCACCTTCAATGACCTTCAGGACCTCCGAGAGCAAATCCTGCGCGTCAAGGACACGGACGAC GTTCCCATGATCCTGGTGGGCAACAAGTGCGACCTGGAGGTGGAGCGCGTGGTGGCCAAAGAGTCGGGCGTGGGCCTCGCTCGCCAGTGGAATTCCTGCGCCTTCCTCGAAACGTCCGCCAAAAGCAAGATCAACGTCAACGAG ATTTTCTATGATCTGGTGAGACAGATCAACAGGAAGAGTCCAGTTCCCGGCAGAACTCGCAAAAAGTCCACTTGTCAGCTCCTCTAA